From the Nitrospirota bacterium genome, the window AGCCTGAGGGGCTCCGTCAATTGAAAGGAGGTGTATTGAAGAATCGGCTCGGACCCTTCGATCACGATCTCTGTCTTGCCGTCAGCATCGCGGGACTCGATCTTGGTTATGGTAACCATCGCCCCGGCCTGTCCGATTGCAGGAGACTTTGCAGCGCACCCAGAGAACATCTGGACGAGAAAGACGAGGATTATCATCGATACGATCAGGCGCCGTCGTTCATACTTCATGGCATCGCCTCCTGTTTTTTCCGGAGTTCCATTATAATTTCCTTGCGCTCCGTTTCGCCGGTATAGGTCTTGTATTTTTCCTCAATCACGAGCGAGTACTGCGTGATCTTCTTGACGGTACCCCGGTTCGGCCCCAGGATCGTGCCGACCCGGACAAAATACCCTTTACCGTCAGGCCCCTCGAGCATCGCGTTGTACCCGAAGCCGCCCCATATGATCCCGCTTAGTTTGAACTCGGATATGTTATAGCGCTCCAAGGGAGGCCTCTCGCTGCTGGCAGCCTTTTTCGTGAGCTCCTTCTCGATGATGGGAGCGAAGGGATCGCGCCGGCCGGCCGGATTGTAGCTGTAAACCGGAGGGGCATTTTCCACGGGCTTCGGCGCTTCCGTCGTCGTGATCGGCGCGGAGGCGATCGCCTGTTTCTTGACCGGCTGGCTCCCGCCAACAGGCGTGGGCGCCTTCGCCGGTTCGGAGCATCCCGCGAACAGAACGATTGCGAGCGGCATGGCGATCCGGAGGATGCCCTGCATGCTAATTGGCTTTTTTGGGTACATTGGGTACATCAGGCTTTTTCTCCACTGCGGCGAACGTCATGGCCATACAGCTGATATGGATGTCCATGGCGCCGGCCTTGTTCCGGGACGCCCCGCCCATTCTGAGATTCAGCATATTCACGATCCGCGTCAACTTGCTGACACGGTCAAAGAAGAGCGCCACATCATGGTAGCTGCCGACGAGGTCCATGGTAATGGGGATTTCTTCGTACAGGCCGCTCGGATGCGCCCGCCGACGGTCAGGCCTCCACAGCTTCAACGAAAGCCCGGACTGGTTCACAAGGTTCTGGATCTGCACGAGAAGGCCGGACACTTCAGAGCCTGGCGGGAGCTGCTCGGTAAGCAGTTTGAGGCGTGCCTCCAGCCCCTTGACCTCCGCCCTGAGTTCGGCCAGTTTCCTGATCTTGTCGTCATTGGCCCGGATGGTCACCTGGAGGCCTGCCACATCCTTCTCGAGCTGCTTGATCTGGTCGGTCATGGGGATATGGTAGAAATAGATGAAGAGGACGCCGAGGACAAGGAGGAATGCGACAAACGCGTAAATCCTGGTTTTCGTCGGGATCTTCTGGATTTGCGTCGTTATTTTAGCGAGAAGCGGCGTCATGAGACTCCCTTGAAGATAAACTGCAGTTTGTAGCGATACAGCTCCACGCCTTCCTGGGAAATCTGGGCCGTCTCCTGCAGGAAGACATCCGATATAGAGGGATCGGCCTTGAGGTTGTCGACAAAATGAACGACGTCATTGTTCGTGAACGCCGTACCGTCGATACTGATCTGCCCGTTGTTTTCCGAGAGGGAGGA encodes:
- a CDS encoding pilus assembly protein PilP, with amino-acid sequence MQGILRIAMPLAIVLFAGCSEPAKAPTPVGGSQPVKKQAIASAPITTTEAPKPVENAPPVYSYNPAGRRDPFAPIIEKELTKKAASSERPPLERYNISEFKLSGIIWGGFGYNAMLEGPDGKGYFVRVGTILGPNRGTVKKITQYSLVIEEKYKTYTGETERKEIIMELRKKQEAMP
- the pilO gene encoding type 4a pilus biogenesis protein PilO; this translates as MTPLLAKITTQIQKIPTKTRIYAFVAFLLVLGVLFIYFYHIPMTDQIKQLEKDVAGLQVTIRANDDKIRKLAELRAEVKGLEARLKLLTEQLPPGSEVSGLLVQIQNLVNQSGLSLKLWRPDRRRAHPSGLYEEIPITMDLVGSYHDVALFFDRVSKLTRIVNMLNLRMGGASRNKAGAMDIHISCMAMTFAAVEKKPDVPNVPKKAN
- a CDS encoding PilN domain-containing protein gives rise to the protein SSLSENNGQISIDGTAFTNNDVVHFVDNLKADPSISDVFLQETAQISQEGVELYRYKLQFIFKGVS